DNA sequence from the Coffea arabica cultivar ET-39 chromosome 11c, Coffea Arabica ET-39 HiFi, whole genome shotgun sequence genome:
aaaaaaaaaaaaaactccaattTCTCCGCAATCTGAATTTAAACCTCAAATTTTCCTACCCCGTCTGACTCCAATTTTCTGCTGTCCCACCCCAACAGATCTTTCAACATTTGCAAAAGCCAAAGGTGGCTTCTTGTTCTCCTTACTGGTAGTGCTCCTCAGCAAATACCTGGAGCTTGAAGCCTGACTCCCGTCCACTGTTGGAGTAGAAGGAACCGTTTTCCTCAAGCTTTCAAACCTCTTGGCCTCCCCTCTTCTTTTAGCGGACTCAACCCTGACACCAAGATCATAACCATGCCCGGCCTTCTTCCCATCCCCTGTTTCCCCcaccttcttcctcttcaacctCTCGTTCCTTCTCGCGGAGTACTCCTCATAGAACCTTCCCCTTTCAAACAAAGTACTCCTATTAACACTCATGCTAGTACCAACCAAACCAGCGTCAGCCCAGTCTGCGCTGGAAAACTCCTGATGCACCATTTCTGCCAAAGCCCTCAATTCACAAGAAATGGTACGGTACTCTGGGCGAACACCCAATTCCAGTTCTTCAATCTCACAAGCACCTTTAGGCAACTGGGATTTCGTTAAAGAACCTGGTGGGGTTTGGATGGTGTTTGTATTGGACTGAAGAGGACGGCGAGGTCGAAGGCGAAGGTGGATTGGGGATCTGGCCAGTGGAGGCTTGCGAGATGATGGCATCATCTTGTTGGAGGTGAAAAATGATGATCTAACGCTTCTGTTAAGTACTACTTAGAATAGTATGAACCTCGAGAGATTATATATGGTTGTTCCAATTGAACCCTCAACCAAACATGGCAAAAACGTTGAACTGGGATAATAATTAAGGGTTTGTTTTAAAAACATTAGATATTCAAGATTTCTTGTGTGTGTGGATTTTTTTGCAGGGAACTCAGCAAATATAGTGGACGGAAACCTGAGTGCTCTGAGACAGAGAA
Encoded proteins:
- the LOC113715354 gene encoding uncharacterized protein; translation: MMPSSRKPPLARSPIHLRLRPRRPLQSNTNTIQTPPGSLTKSQLPKGACEIEELELGVRPEYRTISCELRALAEMVHQEFSSADWADAGLVGTSMSVNRSTLFERGRFYEEYSARRNERLKRKKVGETGDGKKAGHGYDLGVRVESAKRRGEAKRFESLRKTVPSTPTVDGSQASSSRYLLRSTTSKENKKPPLAFANVERSVGVGQQKIGVRRGRKI